The following are encoded together in the Eptesicus fuscus isolate TK198812 chromosome 16, DD_ASM_mEF_20220401, whole genome shotgun sequence genome:
- the LOC103305392 gene encoding prolyl-tRNA synthetase associated domain-containing protein 1, with translation MPGTSSPTVAPAGHDSSSMAGAELRAALEQRLDALAIRTEVVEHPEVFTVEEMMPHVQHLKGAHSKNLFLKDKKKKGYWLVTVLHDRQVNLNDLAKQLGVGSGNLRFADETAMLEKLKVGSGCATPLALFCDDGDVKFVLDSAFLDGGHERVYFHPMTNAATMGLSPEDFLTFVKKTGHDPIILDFDKN, from the exons ATGCCAGGCACTTCCTCCCCCACTGTCGCTCCCGCTGGCCACGACAGCAGCAGCATGGCCGGTGCTGAGTTGCGGGCAGCGCTGGAGCAGAGGCTCGACGCCCTCGCCATCCGCACGGAGGTCGTGGAGCACCCGGAG GTGTTTACAGTTGAAGAAATGATGCCTCATGTCCAACATTTGAAAGGAGCACATAGTAAGAACTTATttcttaaagacaaaaagaaaaaaggctatTGGCTGGTGACAGTTCTTCATGATAGACAAGTTAATTTAAATGATCTTGCCAAGCAGTTAGGTGTCGGGAGTGGAAATCTGCGGTTTGCTGATGAAACAGCCATGCTAGAGAAGCTGAAAGTTGGCTCAGGCTGTGCCACACCCTTGGCACTATTCTGTGATGATGGAGATGTGAAATTTGTTCTGGATTCTGCTTTTTTGGACGGTGGACATGAAAGGGTATACTTTCATCCAATGACCAATGCTGCAACCATGGGGTTGAGCCCTGAAGACTTTCTTACATTTGTGAAGAAGACAGGACATGATCCCATAATACTGGATTTTGATAAAAACTAA